In a genomic window of Scyliorhinus torazame isolate Kashiwa2021f chromosome 5, sScyTor2.1, whole genome shotgun sequence:
- the LOC140421746 gene encoding uncharacterized protein translates to MEKPWKCGDCGRKYKVPSKLEIHRRSHTGERPFTCSQCRKGFTQLSHLQAHQRVHTGEKPFTCSQCGKGFTQLSYLQSHQRVHTGEKPFTCPQCGKGFRALFILRRHQRVHTGERPFTCSQCGKGFIDSSSLRKHQRIHTGERPFSCSQCGKGFIDSSTLQSHQRVHTGEKPFTCSQCGQRFRASFTLRKHQRVHTRERPFTCSQCGKGFIDSSALRRHQRVHSGERPFICSQCGKGFIDSSVLRKHQRIHTGERPFICSQCGKGFIDSSTLQRHQRVHTGERPFTCSQCGKGFSDSSTLQRHQRVHTGERPFICSQCGKGLIDASTLRKHQRIHTGEKPFTCSQCGKGFIDSSTLRKHQRVHTGVRPFTCSQCGKGFTRLSTLQTHQRIHTGTKPFTCSQCGKGFIDSNILQRHQRVHTGEKPFTCSLCGNGFTQLTSLQTHQRVHTGERPFTCS, encoded by the coding sequence atggagaaaccgtggaaatgtggtgattgtgggaggaaatacaaagtcccatctaagctggagattcatcgacgcagtcacactggagagaggccattcacctgctctcagtgtaggaagggattcactcagttatctcatctgcaggcacaccagcgagttcacactggagagaagccattcacctgctctcagtgtgggaaggggttcactcagttatcttacctgcagtcacaccagcgagttcatactggggagaagccatttacctgccctcagtgtgggaagggattccgtgctcTATTCATCCTGCGGaggcatcagcgggttcacactggggagaggccattcacctgctctcagtgtgggaagggatttattgattcatccagcctacggaaacatcagcgaattcacacgggggagaggccattctcctgctctcagtgtgggaagggatttattgattcatccaccttgcagtcacaccagcgagttcacactggggagaagccattcacctgctctcagtgtgggcagagattccgtgcttcattcaccctgcggaaacatcagcgagttcacactcgggagaggccattcacctgttctcaatgtgggaagggattcatcgattcatCTGCCCTGCGAAGACATCAGCGCGTTCAcagtggggaaaggccattcatctgctctcagtgtgggaagggatttattgattcatccgtcctgcggaaacatcaacgaattcacactggggagaggccattcatttgctctcagtgtgggaagggattcattgattcatccaccctgcagagacatcagcgagttcacacaggggagaggccattcacctgctctcagtgtgggaagggattcagtgattcatccaccctgcagagacatcagcgagttcacactggggagaggccattcatctgctctcagtgtgggaagggactcattgatgcatccaccctgcggaaacatcagcgaattcacacaggggagaagccattcacctgctctcagtgtgggaaggggtttatcgattcatccaccctgcggaaacatcagcgagttcacactggggtgaggccgttcacctgctctcagtgtgggaagggattcactcggttatccaccctgcagacacaccagcgaattcacactgggacaaagccattcacctgctctcagtgtgggaagggatttattgattcaaaCATCCTGcaaagacatcagcgagttcacactggggagaagccatttacctgctccctctgtgggaatggattcacacagttaaccagtctgcagacacatcagcgagttcacactggggagaggccgttcacctgctcttag